The Nicotiana sylvestris chromosome 6, ASM39365v2, whole genome shotgun sequence genomic sequence TTGTATTTGATACTTGtaaagcatgtttgtagatggagagtgcaCCTTTTTTTTACGTATGTAAGATAAGAGGGAACTCGAAGATTTATTTCTTCTGCATCTCTTTCTatattgcttttgaccaggcgggctAGTTTCGGTATTTGGCAGGATCCTTGTAGCTCCGGAACTGGTCAGGCAGGCCCGGAGACTTTTAAGTGAGACTTTTGTCGTAAGTAGGCGCTGGGGACTCTATGTTTTGCCCAAttgtttaggcttagtctccgagtcagcCTTGACTCGAGCTTGCCTGACCTTTGATCTTCTGTGCCTGTGCGGGTGGATAGTGATTGTTCTTATTTCTTGCCCTTAGGCATTtgctgtttcaactattttgggtctagtctccgagtcgcattgcgattcaagctttaattgacccttaagttctttcctgcctgcatgggcggatgacagTGGCCTTTATTTCTTACCCTCGGGTGTTTGTTGTTTCAACTATCTcgggtctagtctccgagtcgcgttgctattcgagctttaattgacccttaagttctttcaATTGTTAGAccggcgacagtggctcttacactattttggtcgttgagaccttttaattTGTGGCTCGGAGtcttgtatagttaactattttgtaTCCGGTCTCCAAATCGAGTTATGACtcaagctcattttaatcctcaagttgtcaattttccagctagcgacagtggctcttgCGCTGTTTTGGTCGTttagaccttttagtgtgtggcccaaAGGCTCGTTTTAGCCGGCGatgatggctcttacgcttttgcccgtgggatttttgtaggctttgttttccgctcgttaaggtcttttgaaataatttttcctgACCTGTCGTCGGTTccggaagaacctcgattttaaGTCGTTATCGATGATGTTTGAGCAATTCGAaaggttcatagctcataggctgagcaggtcgaagccttgtgatttggagctgacatggtcgaagctcatttttgcctgttgagggaagcctgttttaaccgattctttccgaagtatattcaaagtaatGACCTGCAATTTTGTTTAGCGATGGTCAGACATCCCCTAGTCGCATTTAATTTGGCTGTATCACctgttttgaccgtagtcatatgtgtttggccggagacATTTTTTATCcttagtgatagtttaggcgtctacaccgagggtatacCCTTtcaagattcttacaaatgcgacgtatagcctaaacttcgggatttcgaatttcatgcctgttgaggtcttacagtttgtcatgcctgttgaggtcttacagtttttgttgtaatatagaatagatctggttacgttgagtctgcccgcttggggtcttacagttttgggttttccagtgcatggcgattcatgatagtctccgagtcatcgagtttgtttaggctCGAAGGCTGCTTTTCGTGAGCTTGGAGTTGCCTTGCTGGGGCTTTATGAGCCTAGAGTtctgaccctggggtcgtgcgggtgccaaattgttaatgctaagtctccgagtatttcaggATGCATTTGGTGGAGGAGTCCCTGCCGGGAGTATACTGAGATTTCCTTGTTTGGCATGTGAGATGCTgaaaagatattcttttattgcttggcgtaaacaCACATCGTTTCATTGTTGTGAGCTAGGCCGGCGCGGGCGCGGCTCCTCGGACCATTTGATCCGGTACATGATTCCCTATTGAAACTCAATCTACCGTTCCCCGGTCCTTCCGTGGGGATGACGCCCTTAAAAGGAGATCATCGCTCGTCGTTTTATTGCAGAATGAGGCGTGTGATCCTGTCGTATCCTCCTCTGGGGGCACATTGTTCCGCTAATAATCTTGTTGGCGAGACCCTCTTCGGGGCGAAAGCCCGACTGAGGGAAAAAAGCACGGTGGGTCCTGCTAAGGCCTTGGGATCTCTGGGTGGAGTTAGAACTTCCGAATGTCCCAATCGATTGTCTGCATACAGTTTagtgaaaaaatagaaaaggaataGAGTAGTTCTGCCTTACCGTGGGATGTGTAGACGACGCTTCAAGATTTGGTATGTTCCTGCCATTTCGCAGTGTGAGCCCTAATAAAACACTCCGATGTGTTTAATCAGGTTTGGCCAAAGatgtggtttgcttaccctttgatcctttcGAGTGTGGAGGTATTGATGCCGGCGATGCGTCACATGGTGAGGAATTTCCCCTCGTCGTGTATCACTCCCCGTCGACGATTTTAATTCTCCTCCTTGTGTGGGATTTCATTCTTTTGGTGAAGTAGGGTCGGCTGTGTCCAGGCGGTGTGCTCGTGGTCATCTGAACAAGACGTCTGCGCCTTGCGCCTTTTTTGACGGTATAGAACTCGGCATTCTAGTCTGAGCTTAGACGGGCTGTATCGAGAGGTGGTCGTGTTTTGGGCTGGCGGTTCGAGCTGCATTATTAACCTCGGCCTGACAATGTTGATGTGTTGATCGAACCACTTGAAttcatgagcacatgttttatttgaaatagatcaaatgagggagaggtTTACCAATGTGTCAATGTGAGGCCAAGGCGAAGTCTCAGTGCCTTTTTGCCGGATGTAAGGGCGTCCTCTGGAATATATCCCTGGACCTGTTTTTCCCCGACGACGAACATTTTTACTTTCCATTTTTATGATTCTTTGGAGGGTGTTGCCACTTTTCCACTTTCGTGGTAATACGTCGCGGCTCTTTTGCTTTGTTTTTCCTGGTTGTCTTCCTCCCTTTAGGCCGAATTCGAACCTGATCACTCGACAGTGATCGGCGAcaatttttattgagtagcacgaCTGTTTTCCTCCTGAGCTGGTGGCCATTTTCGACCCCGTGGTCGTGTGAGGCATGCAGTTTCCGCACTAGGTTGTGGTTTCCTTGGGGGGGATTCGGTCAAATAGGTCTGAGGCATTTGACATCCCTGGTTTTGCTTATGGTGATCatgatgtttggtatagcaatgctgAGATCATACTCTAACGGGCGAGGTGCCCCTGCCGGCCATGCCTCGCCGACTCTTGCTCTGCTGAAGATTCCTCGAGGATGTTGCCTCGAGCTATTTCCCTTTCATTGTGAGGTAGATTGCATCttggggcattcctcctatccgCGGAGCATGGACGATACCTCCATCTCTTTGGAATTAGTTTCTTTGccgggagcctgcttgggtataccgagcccgaggagGCTCCCGGATGGTCATCCACGGTCCTGATTCGTGGTTGATACCAGGTGCGGGCATCCGACCAGATCTCGGCTAGGTATCTGATCAAGCTTTGTTTGAAAGGCCCCGAACTCATCGGGCATGGTTCGTTTAGGCTTCGGGCGAAGGCCTGTGTTGCCTAGTCATTCGAAACCTGGGGCGATCTCGTTCGTTCTATCAGAGCATGAGGTGCGACTTCTATGGCATTTTGTTCTCCCTTTGTTCGGCCTAGGATGTGTTGGTCTCTCCTATTGCTGCTTTGATGGCATCGGCGTGTGCCTCTATGGAGGAATCTACTGGTACGGTAAGCGAGTTTGTGAGGTCAGGTGCTAGGCTATGGCTCCACATCATTGTTCCTTTTGAGAAtgtttccccgaactttttcaacgagacgggctcgaactcatcatctAGAAGGTCACTGCCTATTCCCGCACATGTGTAAGCGGTGGTGCGCTCGTCAGGATCCGAGGTCATGTCATACGTAGGGAGTTCCGGCGTACCGGACTTCCGTGAAATGAGTTCCGAGACCGCTTCCTTGGGGGATGACTATTGCACGAACTTCCACGAACCTGACTCGATCCTCttggagagatccccaagcaCCTTTGCTATGGAAGGGTCTGTTACCAATCAGTCGATgaccaactgttgtgcctgcaacattttaaaaataacgTAAAGACTAACTACCTGTGTTTCCCGAGCCGGGGTTGTTGGGCTTCCTATCGGTCGATATGCTCTATGCTCCCATAGGTGTGCGAGGCTTCGTCGACCTGTTTCCCGCCTTGCAAACCCCCATGCGCTGGAATCGGCCTAGATGCGTTATCGGGGTTTTACGGTGTCGCGCCAACCACTGGAACAACACACCGTTTTTGCCGTGATTTTCGAGGCagtcgttctcaactctgtttactgagacagacattttgacctaaaatcaagagatctttgggcaagaaaaagtgtgaaagataactcgcgtttgtgcaatgaaaccagcaagaaaataatcacaattatttttagccctacggtgggcgccaaactgtttaccgtgaaaatggtaacgataattaaatttgtaaatgggattccaaaaatacgtgatctattctcgagctagttatttagagaagttgatgctaagaatacgAAATTTagcgatgaaatgcaagctaaaaatgGGGTGATAAAAACTCAAAGGTTGAAAAGGCAAAAGTAAAAGGAGGCTTGAAGGAAGAAGACCATGAATAGTGATTCCGTCACTATTCATCGGCCATAACTCTTTCATCCGGTGAGGGAACACTACAAAATTGGTCTTAAAAGAAGACCATTCTCATCACAAACAACCTCCCTTTGTTTTTTCACTGATTTCTATATCAAGAAGCTACAAATCTTAATTTTAGTTTTTCCAGTTACTGTAGCGTAGAGTTATTTCATTGAAACTGCTTCATTATTCAACTTTGTAATGTGAATCTGTTATGCTCTAAGATCAAGTGTTGGTTTGTTGAAAAACTATATACTTGTATAACAATTCTACTGATTATCAGTTGAGTTCGAAAATTACTGTAGCACGACATCTCTCTTGGTGAATTATCTGGTAGATATTCGATCTAGATTTTGGCTACTATTAATGTAGCATCACGTTTCTTTAGTGATTTACAACTTTCGCGAAGTATCCAAATTTTGAAGAACTCCTTGTAGTATTAGAATCGTCCTTAGTGTTTTGGGTTGATTTAGGGAAGACTGTCATGCAGTGCTGCCATGGTCACTATGGCCAGTGGCCAGCCACCCTCTCACGTTGGGCCACCTCCACAACCACCCCCCAACATCACCCAGCCTTCTAACAACACAAAACCTATGGACTATGCAAATGCTGTAAAACCTACGAACAACACTTCGACAATGTAAAAACGTGCAACAGTAGTTGAGACAATTCCTCCAAGACAAGCCCATATATTTCAAGGACAACCAACTGTACGATTTTCTGAAGCAGAAGTTGAACGCATGAATTTAATGGAAGGTTTGCAACAGGCTGTTGTTTGCAAATTTTCATACGGATGGCCAGATATCAATGAAATACGTTGCATTGTTCCTTTATAGTGTGGTATCAAAGCTGAATGCAACATTGGATATCTACGTGATAGGCACATTTTGATTTGTTTTTAATTATGGCAAGATTATGTAGACTTCTCGTCAAAAGGTGTGTATTATGTAAAGGATAAGCTTGGAGatgaatatcaattaagaacctTGATTTATGATGCTAAATTTAAAGTTGACGAAGAGACTCCTAAGGTAATGGCGTGGATCTCATTCCCTAATCTGCTGCCTACTTATTTTGTAAGAGAATGCTTGTTCTCCCTAGCTTCTGTAGTCGGTAAACCCCTCCATTTGGACTTGGCTACTATCAAGAAAACTAGACCTAGTTGTGCTCGCGTGAAAGTGTTGGGGGACCTGCTAGCAGACTTGCCTAAGAAGGTTCGATTAGACATTGTTAATGAGCCTACTGGAGATATTAGAACTGAGTGGGTGACTATAAAATATGACTATCTACCCAAGTATTGTAAGGAATGTAAGCTTTAGGGCCATGATGTGTTTGAATGCTGGAAAATTCATCCTGAACTAATGGCCAACAGAAATGATGAAAAGAAGGCTTCAACTGATGTTGTAGTGCATCCCAACAAggataacaaaacaaacaatgctCCAATAATGGTTCTTATAAGTGGAAAAGTTGTTGGCAATCAAGTTGCTCAATGGAAGGAGGTCAAAGATAGGAGAGTGCAAGCAAAAGAGAAGCAGGCAGCAGATTTAGCAAATACTGGACAAGAAATCGTGGCTGTAAACAATAAAAAAGTAATTCCATAGCAAGTTCAGACAACAAACAAGTTTGCATTTTTAGAAGTGGAAAACAGTGAAGAACTTTGTACAAATCAGCTCATTGACAGTGCTGTCCAAAAAAATGCCTCCAAGTCCATAATTCCCGTGACTGAAAATAATGCAGACCCCATTAATATTCACAGTGTTGTGGAGAATGAGTCAGAAGAGCTGCACTTTGATTTTTCGACTAGACAAATGGTACAAAAGGTAACTTCACCTAGTTCATCTAGGAGACCATTAGCTATGTCAGAACCAAAGAAGCTGAACCCTGCAGCACCTACTTTCAATCCTACAACAATAAGAAATCATGCAGAAAATAGGGAATCAACAGCAAATTGTGTACAACAAGATTTGGGGAATGAGCAACATTTTGACAATTACTCAACTACCCAATGGGTGCAAGAAGCATTCAAAAATAATGTAGTTCAGGTCAATACCTCATGTCAAGACATTCCTTCACAGGACACCAAAGTTGAACGACATTTAGCAAACAATAAAGAGAATGACTTAATTGAAGATACAGATTTTGAGAAATTCAGGACCAATGAAAAAGATAAGTGGGCAGGAGGGAGATTATGGATCAACCAAACAGAGGAAGTCTTAGCAGATGGGCAGATTCCAGATACAATGCATAGTGTAGAAGAAATTGGAGgaaatgaagtggaagatgagAATCAAAGTGTTAATTGTAATGCTAATGCAATCAATATTCAAAGCATCAATGAATGCACAAATGCAGCAGCAGAAAAGACAAAAGAGGGGAACATCAATATTATAGATCCAGGAGGGACTTTACATAATAATGTTAGTAATGTCTTGAAAGAAGCTGAAAAGAAGCTGAAAATGCAGACAAGAACCAAGAGAAAAATTCAGACAAGAACCAAGAGAAGACAGTACAAGTCTATGCAAGAAGTGCTGTATCATTGAGCACAGTGAAGGATGTAGCAGGAAGTGCTGTTCCATCGAACAATACACAGCTGTTGACCAATGAACATGAGGAAAAAGCTGCTGAACTTACCAATCAGGAAAAAGATGTTGAACTTACCAATCACGCATATGATGTTGTGACATCAAAAGAAGCAATAGAAGCACATGACCAAGTTGGCCACGCAGAACTTAAAGGTAGAGACATGGATGAGGAATCCACTACACAAAATTTCTTAATGTTGCCAAGCATGGTGATCTGTTGCCAAGGCTTATTGATATAGTAAAATCTgcaacaaaaggaaaaaagaaacagTCAAAACAGACATCTACTGTCCCAGCCAGTGGAGTACAAACAAGGAGAACACTGTCCAAACCCCAAAACATTTAATGGATGCAATTATATGGAATGTCAGGTCAGTAAATACAATGCAAGCATTTGAAAGGCTGATTACAATGTACAGAAAACATCACTTTGAGTTCATAAGAATCCTTGATCCTATGCAACAGTCTCACAAAATGGAGAGGTATAGAGCAAGAATTGGTTTGGCACAGGCTGTGGTGAATGTATCAAACAAGATTTGGGCTTTTATTGATGAAATATTTGAGGTTACTATTCTGTATAACATGACTCAACAACTGACGTTGAGATTAACGCACACTGAAACACATGTTGAGCTCATCTTTACACTAGTTTATGCCAAATGTGATCGCATTGAAAGAATTAAACTATGGGATTCTTTGTATGCAATGGCATAAGATATGACAGTACCATGGCTAGTTGGAGGCGACATTAATGTGATATGGGATGAGGAAGAGAAATTTGGAGGCTTACCAGTTTCTCTCATTGAAGTAGATGACTTTAGGCACTGCATCAATACCTACAACTTGACAGATTTGGGATTTAAAGGAagcatatttacatggtggaatggaagATTAGAGGAAGACAGTATTTTTAAAAGATTGGACagatgttttggcaatcatgaaTTGCAACAGACCTTTCCTGGATTGGAGGTAACTCACCTGTCCAAAATTGGGTCTGATCATTGCCCAATGCTGCTGAAATGTGATATAGAAACTCCTCCAATTAAGAAGTCATTCAGATTTCTTAACTTTTGGACTAAGCATGAAACCTTCAAAGATGTAGTAAAGGAGAATTGGAATGTTGATTTTAGTGCTAAccatttctgcatttttaactaCAAGTTAAAGAAGCTTAAGAAAGCACTATCTACCTGGAGCAGAGCTACATATGGGGATATATTCTAGAAGATTGAAAGCCTGGAGGAGGTGGTCTTGGTTCATGAAAGGCAATTTGAAGTCAATCTTACACAGATGAACAAACAAAGATTACAACAGGTACAAGCTGAAATGATTAAATATCTTGCATTAGAAGAAGAATTCTGGAGACAAAAAGCTGGCATGTTATGGTTCAAAGTGGCAATAGAAACACTAAATTCTTCCATGCTCAAGTTAATGGGAGAAGGAAGAGACTGAAATTATCAAGGATCCAGAATAGCCTTGGTAACTGGATTGAAGAAGATCACTTAATAGCAAAAGAAGCACTAAAGTTCTACAAGGATCAATTTACTGAGAGTGAAGTTCCTAATGCTTTTGATATTCTAAATCATGTACCTTCAATGGTAGAGAGTGATCAACATGAAAGATTGATGGCTTTGCCTTCCAATGAAGAAGTGAAGAGAGCAGTTATGGGGTTGAATGGGGACTCAGCAGGTGGACCAGATGGCTTCACCGGAGCTTTTTACCAAACATGCTGGGAAATCATTGAAGAAGATGTAGTAGGCATGGTCAAGGCTTTCTTTTGCGGTCAGCAATTGCCAAAGAGTGTGACACACACAAACCTGGTTTTATTACCAAAGGAAAAAGAAGTTATGACCTTTGCAGACATGAGACCAATCAGTCTCAGCAACTTTTTTAACAAGATTTTCTCAAGGGTTATTCATGAAAGGTTGATTGAATTTTTACCAAACTTAATCTCACAGGAACAAGCAGGTTTTGTGAAGGGAAGAAGTATAGTTGAGAATGTACTGTTAACTCAAGAAATCATTACGGATATCAGGTTGAGAACAAAACAGGCCTAAATGTTGTGATTAAGCTCGACATGACAAAAGCTTACGATAGGCTATCATGGCTATTCCTGACCAAAATGCTAAGGAAGATGGGATTTCCTGAAGCATTTATTGGATTGATCTTTGATTTGATTGGGAATAATTGGTACTCTATTCTTATAAATGGGCAGCCAAATGGTTTCTTCAAATCTTCGAGGGGAGTTAAGCAGGGTGACCCTTTGTCACAACCCTATTCATTCTAGCAGCAGAAGCAATGTCTCGGGGATTGAAACACACTAACCTGTATTTCTATAGATTTGGAATGCCAAAATGGAGCCCATAAATAAATCATCTCCCATACGCTGATGATATAATCATTTTCTCCTCATCTGATGAAACTTCACTGAGACTTGTCATGAAGGTTTTGCAAGCTTATGAATCATCGTCTGGTCAACTGGTGAACAAAGCCAAATCTGCCATATACCTGCATCATTTAATGGATAATGAGGTGATTAACAAGGTTGAAAGGATTACAGGTATAGGAATACAATGTTTCCCTATGACCTATCTTGGCTTCCCTATTTTGTATGCAAGAAGAAGGAGTGACTATTACCAGGGATTAATCACTAAGGTCATGGACAAACTGCAGTCGTGGAAAGGCAAACTCCTATCTGTAGGAGGCAGAGCTGTATTGATCGCAAATGTCATGCAGAGTATCCCAATTCATATGTTGTCAGCAGCTAATCCACCAATTTATGTGATCAATAAATTACATAGCATTTTTGCCAAATTATTCTAGAGCAACAATGTGGGAGGCAACTCTAGACATTGGTCATCATGGACTAACCTTTGTATGCCTTATGAGGAGGGAGGCATAGGCTTCAGGTCCTTACATGATGTATCCAAGGCACTATTCTGTAAATTGTGGTGGAATTTCAGGACAAAGCCCAGTTTATGGAGTGCATTTATTAGTCAAAAGTACCGCAAGAAACTAAATCCAGTAATTGTACCTTGGAAGCGTGGATCCCACGTGTGGAGAAAAATGCTAGAATATAGGGACTTGATTGAGCATCAAATCTACTGGAAATCGAGAATGGGATCAGCTCAATTCTGGTTCGACAATTGGACTGAGCTGGGAGCCTTATATTTCCAAGTGCCTGCAGAGTTTGGTATCGATGAGGATATTCAAAATGTCAATGATCTGGTTGAAAATGGTATGTGGAACTTGGAAAAAATATTTCAGACTCTACCTGAAGATTTGGCAAACCACATTGTGCAGAATATTAGACCACCAAACGAAGGTGCAGAGTTAGATACACCATTCTGGATGCTTGAAATAAGAGGTCATTTTTCAGTGAAGTCTGCATGGGATTACCTGCGAAGAAGAGAAAACCCAAGATTAGGTTACAGGATGATATGGGTCAAAGGCTTACCTTTCAAGATATCCTTCTTTCTGTGGAAGGTGTGGAAAGCCAAACTGCCACTTGATGATTTCTTGCGTAAAATAGGATACTCCATGCCATCAAAATGTTGGTGTTGTGCTGATCCTAAGGAGGAGTCATTAGTACAATTTTTCTTCACATCCAATGCAGCTAGGAGTGTTTGAAATTACTTCCTG encodes the following:
- the LOC138871685 gene encoding uncharacterized protein, which codes for MTVPWLVGGDINVIWDEEEKFGGLPVSLIEVDDFRHCINTYNLTDLGFKGSIFTWWNGRLEEDSIFKRLDRCFGNHELQQTFPGLEVTHLSKIGSDHCPMLLKCDIETPPIKKSFRFLNFWTKHETFKDVVKENWNVDFSANHFCIFNYKLKKLKKALSTWSRATYGDIF